In the genome of Xanthomonas translucens pv. cerealis, one region contains:
- the hemE gene encoding uroporphyrinogen decarboxylase, with protein sequence MLKNDRLLRALRREPVDQTPVWLMRQAGRYLPEYRATRARAGSFLAMAKNPELACEVTLQPLARFPLDAAILFSDILTIPDAMGLELYFVEGEGPKFKHPVHDAAAIARLGVPDMETELRYVMDAVRVIRRELDGSVPLIGFSGSPWTLACYMVEGGGSDNYARIKAMALNDPAALHQLLSVNTDAVIAYLAAQRAAGAQALQVFDTWGGVLSPAMYREFSLPYLRRIARELPRGDGAERTPLILFGKGNAPYLEELAASGAEGLGVDWTVDLAEAARRTGGRVALQGNLDPATLYGAPAAIEREVQRVLRSYADGNGSADGHVFNLGHGLSPDMQPEHVGALVAAVQAHSRRTQA encoded by the coding sequence ATGCTCAAGAACGACCGTCTGCTGCGCGCCCTGCGCCGCGAACCCGTGGACCAGACCCCTGTGTGGCTGATGCGCCAGGCCGGGCGCTACCTGCCCGAGTACCGCGCCACCCGCGCCCGCGCCGGCAGCTTCCTGGCCATGGCCAAGAACCCGGAACTGGCCTGCGAAGTGACGCTGCAGCCGTTGGCGCGGTTCCCGCTGGACGCGGCGATCCTGTTCTCCGACATCCTCACCATCCCCGATGCGATGGGCCTGGAGTTGTATTTCGTCGAAGGCGAGGGTCCGAAGTTCAAGCACCCGGTGCACGACGCGGCGGCGATCGCCCGGCTCGGCGTGCCGGATATGGAGACCGAACTGCGCTACGTGATGGATGCGGTGCGGGTGATCCGCCGCGAACTGGACGGCAGCGTGCCGCTGATCGGCTTCTCCGGCAGTCCGTGGACGCTGGCCTGCTACATGGTCGAGGGCGGCGGCAGCGACAACTATGCGCGGATCAAGGCCATGGCCCTGAACGACCCGGCGGCGCTGCACCAGTTGCTGTCGGTCAACACCGATGCGGTGATCGCCTACCTGGCGGCGCAGCGCGCGGCCGGCGCGCAGGCGCTGCAGGTGTTCGACACCTGGGGCGGCGTGCTCAGCCCGGCGATGTACCGCGAATTCTCGCTGCCCTACCTGCGGCGCATCGCCCGCGAACTGCCGCGCGGCGACGGCGCCGAGCGCACCCCGCTGATTCTGTTCGGCAAGGGCAACGCGCCATACCTGGAAGAGCTGGCCGCCTCCGGCGCCGAAGGCCTGGGCGTGGACTGGACCGTCGACCTGGCCGAGGCCGCGCGCCGCACCGGCGGCCGCGTGGCGCTGCAGGGCAACCTGGACCCGGCCACGCTGTACGGCGCGCCGGCGGCGATCGAGCGCGAGGTGCAGCGCGTGCTGCGCAGCTACGCCGACGGCAATGGCTCGGCGGACGGCCACGTGTTCAACCTCGGCCATGGGCTGTCGCCGGACATGCAACCCGAGCACGTCGGCGCGCTGGTCGCCGCGGTGCAGGCGCACAGTCGCCGCACGCAGGCATAG
- a CDS encoding WGR domain-containing protein encodes MRVFLQQRPGGNEPPRYIQLTLQPDLFGGWELLRETGQIGGRAQLKREQYLLQDAAHAAFEKARDAQLKRGFQVMFTRGADAPR; translated from the coding sequence ATGCGCGTCTTCCTCCAGCAACGTCCCGGCGGCAACGAGCCGCCCCGCTACATCCAGCTGACCCTGCAACCGGACTTGTTCGGTGGCTGGGAGCTGTTGCGCGAGACCGGCCAGATCGGCGGCCGTGCGCAACTCAAGCGCGAACAATACCTGCTGCAGGACGCCGCCCACGCCGCCTTCGAGAAAGCCCGCGATGCGCAACTCAAGCGCGGCTTCCAGGTCATGTTCACTCGCGGCGCCGACGCTCCGCGCTAA
- a CDS encoding efflux RND transporter periplasmic adaptor subunit: protein MPSRHRAIACCTMRPITIPSPRLWLHRQTSCRCVRTQSWCRGMVIHHQCGRNGMQSQNNEWFPGRYPDAGVGLPATRARCGDPGAAMPASGHGAGGPAMARAERGAGRMAVLSGLAASCLVIVGICYWIGHRRQPTPAPEPLRVQTMTVVPHTVPDIIETSGTIVSPHSVDIRPQTDGVLQSVLIHDGEQVHAGQLLFTIDPRPLRATLAQARAALARDQALAADAADTEARYSKLSKTGAVDPKTYITAADTLRSLRGTVAVDLAQVEQTRLSLAYTQIRAPIDGRAGAIGVKPGNLVSSGSSTALLTINVNAPIDVRFALAHVQVDAVRAASAGRDGLGLTVLALDAVSASVLDRGRLAFLDNAFDSSSGTLELRARFANAGATLWPGQFVSVRVILAEDPQTLSVPEGALQQGQQGPYVYCVVNGRAMARALTVARMVDGQAVISKGLHKGDTVILTVPNELRDGAAVRSNDLPARQGAAASGRHA, encoded by the coding sequence GTGCCGTCGCGCCATCGCGCCATCGCCTGCTGCACTATGCGTCCTATCACGATACCGTCACCGCGCCTGTGGCTTCATAGGCAGACGTCATGCCGTTGCGTTCGCACACAGTCCTGGTGTCGCGGCATGGTCATTCATCACCAGTGCGGACGCAACGGTATGCAAAGCCAGAACAATGAGTGGTTTCCCGGGCGGTACCCTGATGCCGGCGTGGGACTTCCCGCCACGCGCGCCCGCTGCGGCGATCCCGGCGCGGCGATGCCAGCCAGCGGCCACGGCGCAGGCGGGCCGGCCATGGCCCGCGCCGAGCGCGGCGCGGGGCGGATGGCGGTCCTCTCGGGACTGGCCGCGTCGTGCCTGGTGATCGTCGGTATCTGTTACTGGATCGGACATCGCCGTCAGCCGACGCCGGCGCCCGAGCCGTTGCGGGTGCAGACGATGACGGTGGTACCGCACACCGTGCCGGACATCATCGAAACCTCCGGCACCATCGTGTCGCCGCACAGCGTCGATATCCGGCCGCAGACCGACGGCGTGCTGCAGTCGGTGCTGATCCACGACGGCGAGCAGGTCCACGCCGGACAACTGCTGTTCACCATCGACCCGCGGCCGCTGCGCGCCACGCTGGCGCAGGCCCGCGCCGCCCTGGCGCGCGACCAGGCGCTCGCCGCGGATGCGGCCGACACGGAAGCGCGCTACAGCAAGCTGTCCAAGACCGGCGCGGTGGATCCGAAGACCTACATCACCGCGGCCGATACGCTGCGCTCCCTGCGCGGGACCGTTGCCGTCGATCTGGCCCAGGTCGAGCAGACCCGCCTGTCGCTGGCCTACACCCAGATTCGCGCGCCCATCGACGGCCGCGCCGGCGCCATCGGGGTCAAGCCGGGCAATCTGGTGTCGAGCGGTTCCAGCACGGCGCTGCTGACGATCAACGTGAACGCTCCGATCGACGTGCGCTTCGCGCTCGCGCATGTGCAGGTCGATGCGGTGCGCGCAGCAAGCGCAGGACGCGATGGCCTCGGACTGACGGTGCTCGCGCTGGATGCGGTGAGCGCCAGCGTGCTCGACCGCGGCCGGCTGGCGTTTCTCGACAACGCATTCGACAGCAGTAGCGGCACGCTGGAGCTGCGCGCGCGGTTCGCCAATGCCGGCGCGACGCTGTGGCCCGGACAGTTCGTCAGCGTCCGGGTGATCCTGGCGGAAGATCCGCAGACCCTGTCCGTCCCCGAAGGCGCGCTGCAGCAGGGGCAGCAGGGTCCGTATGTGTACTGCGTGGTGAACGGGCGGGCGATGGCGCGGGCGTTGACCGTGGCGCGGATGGTCGATGGGCAGGCGGTCATCAGCAAGGGCTTGCACAAGGGCGATACCGTTATCCTGACCGTTCCCAACGAACTGCGCGATGGCGCGGCGGTGCGATCGAACGACCTGCCTGCCAGGCAAGGCGCGGCGGCCAGCGGGCGGCACGCGTGA
- a CDS encoding efflux RND transporter permease subunit — MNPSAVFIRRVVMTSVLMIALVLAGGMAYFALPVSELPDVSFPTITVNMSLPGANPETMAAAVATPLERQFSGLPGLDAMSSTSSVGSTRVVLQFALSRNVDAAAQDVQNAVSQAAGLLPREINPAQIQKEDPSAAPIMHLIVRSKTIALPLLNQFAKDRVALRLASVPGAGQIDVNGAQKYAVRLFVNPHLLAARHMGFDQIVSAVQAGNSNAPAGTLMGRARSYTVRADGQLKRAADFDNMVLSYADGAQVRFRDIGHAQDSVENLQTAAYLNGQRAIEINIHRQPGANTLAVTRGIQAALPAIRAQLPGDAQLDVLYDRGDYIGASVEDVEWTLLGSLLLVVVVILLFLRSWMATLIVALALPTSLIGTFAVMRLLHFSLDNISMLALTLSVGFVVDDAIVVIENIVRHAEQGASRMDAAIAATQEIGFTVLSMTLSLSAVFLPIVFMGGLVGRLFSEFGMVISIAVILSGIVSLTLTPMLASRWLDPKKSAGWVFERFDRLVEASERGYARSLEWSTQRIGLMAAIGIATLVCTAGMYAIVEKGFIPQVDSGKIDGDTRVPEGTAFADFLAKQNAVVKIIQRNPNVANVESVIGSDNTLSNSGRLLIGLKPLSERSGTAEQVIQAVRKQVAGIQGITLNMRNPPAIDMGPTASNGSLQYVLQSTDQKALYAQSDAILQDIGRVDGIQDPQSDLQLKNPQIEVILHREQAAALGVTAAGLQDTLQSAYGGRKISTIYGDTDQYEVLLQVAPSAQADLNGLDALSFNGNQNPGITAIGTQTSNSSSGTSAVLTAAGGPMVPLRAVADVRMGVGPVAINHYAGLPAVTLSMNLAPGVSLGDAASGIGTLMAQTLGKGDARAISGQFAGSAQAFENSLKTLPMLLLITVLLIYGVLAILYENALHPITILTSLPLAGFGAILMLVLFRQELNLFSFVGLILLVGLVKKNGIMMVDYALDLERSGDARWKSPRAAMLEAATVRFRPIMMTTLAAVLGSLPIALGFGAGAEARRPLGIAVVGGLLFSQALTLYLTPAFHIAMAEWSARRRARRGGTTPPPAPSLPEPA, encoded by the coding sequence GTGAATCCATCGGCCGTGTTCATCCGCCGCGTGGTGATGACGTCGGTGTTGATGATCGCCCTGGTGCTGGCAGGCGGCATGGCGTATTTCGCGCTGCCGGTGAGCGAGCTGCCCGACGTCAGCTTCCCGACCATCACCGTCAACATGTCGCTGCCGGGGGCCAATCCCGAGACCATGGCCGCGGCGGTGGCCACGCCGCTGGAACGCCAGTTCAGCGGCCTGCCGGGGCTGGATGCGATGAGTTCGACCAGCAGCGTCGGCAGCACGCGCGTCGTTCTGCAGTTCGCGTTGAGCCGCAATGTCGATGCGGCGGCGCAGGACGTGCAGAACGCGGTGTCGCAGGCAGCCGGCCTGCTGCCGCGCGAAATCAACCCGGCGCAGATCCAGAAGGAGGATCCCAGCGCGGCCCCGATCATGCATCTGATCGTGCGCTCGAAGACGATCGCGCTGCCGCTGCTCAACCAGTTCGCCAAGGATCGCGTGGCGTTGCGCCTGGCGTCGGTGCCGGGCGCGGGACAGATCGACGTCAACGGCGCGCAGAAGTATGCGGTGCGCCTGTTCGTCAATCCGCACCTGCTCGCCGCCCGCCACATGGGCTTCGACCAGATCGTTTCCGCGGTGCAGGCGGGCAACAGCAACGCGCCGGCGGGAACGCTGATGGGGCGGGCGCGTTCCTACACCGTCCGCGCCGACGGCCAGCTCAAGCGGGCGGCCGACTTCGACAACATGGTGCTGTCCTATGCGGACGGCGCGCAGGTGCGCTTTCGCGACATCGGCCATGCCCAGGACAGCGTCGAGAACCTGCAGACCGCAGCCTATCTCAACGGCCAGCGCGCGATCGAGATCAACATCCATCGCCAGCCGGGCGCCAACACGCTGGCGGTGACCCGTGGCATCCAGGCGGCGCTGCCCGCGATCCGCGCGCAGCTGCCCGGCGATGCCCAGCTCGATGTGCTCTACGACCGTGGCGACTATATCGGCGCGTCGGTGGAGGATGTCGAATGGACGCTGCTCGGCTCGCTGCTGCTGGTGGTCGTGGTGATCCTGCTGTTCCTCAGGAGCTGGATGGCGACGCTGATCGTCGCCCTGGCGCTGCCGACCTCGTTGATCGGCACCTTCGCGGTGATGCGCCTGCTGCATTTCAGCCTCGACAATATCTCGATGCTGGCGCTGACCCTGTCGGTCGGTTTCGTGGTCGACGATGCGATCGTGGTGATCGAGAACATCGTCCGCCACGCCGAACAGGGTGCCAGCCGGATGGACGCGGCCATCGCCGCCACGCAGGAGATCGGTTTCACCGTGCTGTCGATGACGCTGTCGTTGTCGGCGGTGTTCCTGCCGATCGTGTTCATGGGCGGGCTGGTCGGGCGGCTGTTCTCCGAGTTCGGCATGGTGATTTCGATCGCGGTGATCCTCTCCGGGATCGTCTCGCTGACCCTCACGCCCATGCTCGCCAGCCGCTGGCTGGATCCGAAGAAGAGTGCGGGCTGGGTGTTCGAGCGCTTCGATCGGCTGGTCGAGGCTTCCGAGCGCGGTTACGCGCGCTCGCTGGAATGGTCCACGCAGCGCATCGGCCTGATGGCCGCGATCGGCATCGCCACGCTGGTGTGCACCGCAGGCATGTACGCCATCGTCGAGAAGGGCTTCATCCCGCAGGTCGATTCGGGCAAGATCGACGGCGATACCCGCGTCCCGGAAGGCACCGCCTTCGCCGATTTCCTGGCCAAGCAGAACGCGGTGGTGAAGATCATCCAGCGCAATCCGAACGTGGCCAATGTGGAATCGGTGATCGGCTCGGACAACACGCTCAGCAACAGCGGGCGCCTGCTGATCGGGCTCAAGCCGCTGTCCGAGCGCAGCGGCACCGCGGAACAGGTCATCCAGGCGGTGCGCAAGCAGGTGGCCGGGATCCAGGGCATCACCCTCAACATGCGCAATCCGCCGGCGATCGACATGGGGCCGACGGCCTCCAATGGCTCGCTGCAGTATGTGTTGCAGTCGACCGACCAGAAGGCGCTGTACGCGCAGTCGGACGCGATCTTGCAGGACATCGGGCGGGTTGACGGCATACAGGATCCGCAAAGCGACCTGCAGCTCAAGAATCCGCAGATCGAGGTGATCCTGCACCGCGAGCAGGCCGCGGCGCTGGGCGTCACCGCCGCCGGCTTGCAGGACACCCTGCAGAGCGCATACGGCGGCCGCAAGATCAGCACCATCTATGGCGACACCGACCAGTACGAAGTGCTGCTGCAGGTCGCGCCATCGGCACAGGCCGATCTCAACGGCCTGGATGCGCTGTCGTTCAACGGCAACCAGAACCCGGGCATCACCGCGATCGGCACGCAGACCTCCAACAGCAGTTCGGGCACCAGCGCGGTACTGACCGCGGCCGGTGGCCCGATGGTGCCGCTGCGCGCGGTGGCCGACGTGCGCATGGGGGTGGGGCCGGTGGCGATCAACCACTACGCCGGCCTGCCGGCGGTGACGCTGTCGATGAATCTGGCGCCCGGCGTCTCGCTGGGCGATGCCGCCAGCGGGATCGGCACGCTGATGGCGCAGACGCTGGGCAAGGGCGATGCCCGGGCCATCAGCGGCCAGTTCGCCGGCTCGGCGCAGGCGTTCGAAAACTCGCTGAAGACGCTGCCGATGCTGTTGCTGATCACGGTGCTGCTGATTTACGGCGTGCTTGCGATCCTGTACGAGAATGCGCTGCACCCGATCACCATCCTGACCTCGCTGCCGCTCGCCGGGTTCGGCGCCATCCTGATGCTGGTGCTGTTCCGCCAGGAGCTCAATTTGTTCAGCTTCGTCGGACTCATCTTGCTGGTCGGGCTGGTCAAGAAGAACGGCATCATGATGGTGGATTACGCGCTGGACCTGGAACGCTCCGGCGACGCGCGCTGGAAAAGCCCGCGTGCGGCCATGCTCGAAGCGGCGACGGTGCGCTTCCGCCCGATCATGATGACCACCCTGGCGGCGGTGCTGGGCTCGTTGCCGATCGCGCTGGGCTTCGGTGCCGGCGCCGAAGCCAGGCGCCCGCTCGGCATCGCAGTGGTGGGTGGCCTGCTGTTCTCGCAGGCGCTGACGCTGTATCTGACCCCGGCGTTCCATATCGCGATGGCCGAATGGAGCGCGCGCCGCCGCGCGCGTCGCGGCGGCACCACGCCGCCACCTGCGCCATCGCTGCCGGAGCCGGCCTGA
- a CDS encoding efflux transporter outer membrane subunit — protein MRAVALIAAGMLSACSLAPAYVRPAAPIPPSWPAGDAYLAQREAALPSLTYRQLFGDPRLQAVIAQALDNNRDLRIAVADIAQARAQYRIQRAALLPELDASANYTRSYRGKGAGAAPLAASAQGASADARSQGDASNYTVGIGVSAFELDLFGRIRALSAAAQQRYLEQASAARATRLTLVGDIATAWLTYASDRSLLKIAQDTAHSAEASVALIRQRVDGGITPHSDLDQANQVLHTAQSDLAEQTTAMAQDINALQLLVGGPVDSALLPESIQDAAARIGELPAGLDSRILLRRPDVVQAEYELRAVNAQIGAARAALFPSISLTGLLGLTSTALSELFAHVAFNRSLGAGASAAIFDAGAARANVRYTEAQRDAALASYEKTVQTAFSEVADALARRGTIDAQLRAQQSLVADSASTYQFSEQRYRGGVETSLSNLDAQRSYYAAQRSLVAVELVAAVNRVTLYRTLGGDATLETVQH, from the coding sequence ATGCGCGCGGTCGCGCTCATCGCCGCCGGCATGCTGTCTGCGTGCAGCCTGGCGCCGGCCTATGTGCGCCCCGCGGCGCCGATCCCGCCGTCGTGGCCGGCAGGCGATGCCTACCTCGCGCAGCGCGAAGCCGCGCTGCCGTCGCTCACGTATCGGCAGCTGTTCGGCGACCCGCGGTTGCAGGCGGTCATCGCGCAGGCCCTGGACAACAACCGCGACCTGCGGATCGCCGTGGCCGATATCGCCCAGGCGCGGGCGCAATACCGGATCCAACGCGCTGCCTTGCTGCCCGAACTCGACGCGAGCGCGAACTACACGCGTTCCTATCGGGGCAAGGGGGCGGGGGCGGCGCCGCTCGCCGCCAGCGCCCAGGGCGCAAGCGCGGACGCGCGCTCGCAGGGCGATGCGAGCAACTACACGGTGGGCATCGGCGTCAGCGCATTCGAGCTCGATCTGTTCGGGCGGATTCGCGCGCTGAGCGCTGCCGCGCAACAGCGTTATCTGGAACAGGCGTCGGCCGCGCGCGCCACCCGGCTGACCCTGGTCGGCGATATCGCCACGGCGTGGCTGACCTACGCCAGCGACAGGAGCCTGCTGAAGATCGCCCAGGACACCGCGCACAGCGCGGAGGCCAGCGTTGCGCTGATCCGGCAGCGTGTCGACGGCGGCATCACCCCGCACTCCGATCTGGATCAGGCCAACCAGGTGCTGCACACTGCGCAATCGGATCTGGCCGAGCAGACCACGGCGATGGCCCAGGACATCAACGCGCTGCAGCTGTTGGTGGGTGGCCCGGTCGATTCCGCGCTGTTGCCGGAGTCGATCCAGGACGCGGCGGCGCGCATCGGCGAGCTTCCCGCCGGACTGGACTCACGCATCTTGCTGCGCCGCCCCGACGTGGTGCAGGCCGAATACGAACTGCGCGCGGTCAACGCCCAGATCGGCGCTGCGCGGGCGGCGTTGTTCCCGAGCATCAGCCTCACCGGCCTGCTGGGGCTGACCAGTACCGCGCTGTCCGAGCTGTTCGCGCACGTCGCCTTCAACCGGTCGCTGGGCGCCGGCGCCAGCGCTGCCATCTTCGATGCCGGTGCGGCGCGCGCCAATGTGAGGTACACCGAAGCGCAGCGCGATGCTGCCTTGGCCAGTTACGAAAAGACCGTGCAGACCGCCTTCAGCGAAGTGGCCGATGCGCTGGCGCGGCGCGGCACCATCGATGCGCAGTTGCGCGCGCAACAAAGCCTTGTCGCAGATTCCGCCAGCACCTACCAGTTCAGCGAGCAGCGCTATCGCGGCGGGGTCGAGACGTCCCTGTCCAATCTCGATGCGCAGCGCAGCTACTACGCGGCGCAACGTAGCCTGGTCGCGGTCGAGCTGGTTGCGGCGGTCAACCGGGTGACGCTATATCGCACGCTTGGCGGCGATGCCACGCTGGAGACCGTCCAGCACTGA
- the aroB gene encoding 3-dehydroquinate synthase translates to MTVSQRTVAVEGDPSYTIRIGPGLLDDGPRLAEHVRGRHVLLLSDSNVAPLYAAQVRQALLAARPELQIGVFTLPAGEASKTLDNFAAAIAALAGLGATRDACVLALGGGVVGDLAGFAAACWMRGVDCVQLPTTLLAMVDSSVGGKTAVDIAQGKNLVGAFHPPRAVLADTATLRSLPPRELRAGLAEVIKYGAIGDPVFFEWLHAERRALLDAEPAAIAQAIARSCEHKAEIVARDPLEKGERALLNLGHTFGHAIETEQGYGAPGNANLNHGEAVAVGMVLAARLSAQLGMATVQDTERLRALLADYGLPTALPAGLAPRALLTRMRLDKKNLAGRLRLVLWRGIGRAEVVPDVDEAAVLALLDAG, encoded by the coding sequence ATGACTGTTTCCCAGCGCACCGTCGCGGTCGAAGGCGACCCGTCCTACACCATCCGCATCGGCCCCGGCCTGCTCGACGACGGCCCGCGCCTGGCCGAGCACGTGCGCGGCCGCCACGTGCTGCTGCTCAGCGATAGCAACGTCGCCCCGCTGTACGCGGCGCAGGTGCGCCAGGCCTTGCTGGCCGCGCGCCCGGAGCTGCAGATCGGCGTGTTCACGCTCCCCGCCGGCGAGGCCTCCAAGACCCTGGACAACTTCGCCGCGGCGATCGCCGCGCTGGCCGGACTCGGCGCAACCCGCGACGCCTGCGTGCTGGCGCTGGGCGGCGGCGTGGTCGGCGACCTGGCCGGCTTCGCCGCCGCGTGCTGGATGCGCGGGGTGGACTGCGTGCAGCTGCCGACCACGCTGCTGGCGATGGTCGATTCCTCGGTCGGCGGCAAGACCGCGGTGGACATCGCCCAGGGCAAGAACCTGGTCGGCGCGTTCCATCCGCCGCGCGCGGTGCTGGCCGACACCGCCACGCTGCGCAGCCTGCCGCCGCGCGAACTGCGCGCCGGCCTGGCCGAGGTGATCAAGTACGGCGCGATCGGCGACCCTGTGTTCTTCGAATGGCTGCACGCCGAACGCCGCGCGCTGCTGGACGCCGAACCGGCGGCGATCGCGCAGGCGATCGCGCGCAGCTGCGAACACAAGGCCGAGATCGTGGCCCGCGACCCGCTGGAGAAGGGCGAGCGCGCCCTGCTCAACCTCGGCCACACCTTCGGCCACGCGATCGAGACCGAACAGGGCTACGGCGCGCCCGGCAACGCCAACCTCAACCACGGCGAAGCGGTGGCGGTGGGCATGGTGCTGGCGGCCAGGCTCTCGGCGCAGTTGGGCATGGCCACGGTGCAGGACACCGAACGGCTGCGCGCGCTGCTGGCCGACTACGGTCTGCCCACCGCGCTGCCGGCCGGCCTGGCACCGCGGGCGCTGCTGACGCGGATGCGGCTGGACAAGAAGAACCTCGCCGGACGCCTGCGGCTGGTGCTGTGGCGCGGCATCGGCCGCGCCGAGGTGGTGCCGGACGTGGACGAGGCGGCGGTGCTGGCGCTGCTGGACGCCGGCTGA
- a CDS encoding shikimate kinase has protein sequence MNPAPNLVLVGPMGAGKSVIGRRLAERFSLVFVDSDQAIVERTGASIPSLFEHAGEAGFREHERSVLESVLSTPGHLISTGGGAVLDADSRREMREHGFVVYLRVSVASQLQRLQRDRSRPLLQRGDRERVLHALHAVREPLYRDVADLILDTDHLNPAEATAQLVMRLAASWKLPDPIA, from the coding sequence ATGAATCCCGCCCCCAATCTCGTGCTGGTCGGCCCGATGGGAGCCGGCAAGAGCGTCATCGGCCGCCGCCTGGCCGAGCGCTTCAGCCTCGTCTTCGTCGACAGCGACCAGGCCATCGTCGAACGCACCGGCGCCAGCATCCCCTCGCTGTTCGAGCACGCAGGCGAAGCCGGCTTCCGCGAGCACGAACGCAGCGTGCTGGAAAGCGTGCTCAGCACCCCCGGCCACCTCATTTCCACCGGCGGCGGCGCGGTACTCGACGCCGATAGCCGCCGCGAGATGCGCGAGCATGGCTTCGTGGTGTACCTGCGGGTCAGCGTGGCCTCGCAGTTGCAGCGCCTGCAGCGCGACCGCAGCCGCCCGCTGCTGCAGCGCGGCGACCGCGAGCGGGTGCTGCACGCGCTGCACGCGGTGCGCGAGCCGCTGTACCGCGACGTCGCCGACCTGATCCTGGACACCGACCACCTCAATCCCGCCGAAGCCACCGCGCAGCTGGTCATGCGCCTGGCCGCGTCGTGGAAACTTCCGGACCCCATTGCATGA
- the pdxH gene encoding pyridoxamine 5'-phosphate oxidase, translating to MPDLYAEALSTFTDLFAQARTSDEAEYNAMVVASATLEARPSSRVVLLKSYDARGFVFYTHLDSQKGRELQANPQASLLFLWRRMREDGVQVRIDGEVQLVAAAEADAYFASRPRMSQIGAWASAQSRPLQSREEFEQRVAKAEASFEGREVPRPDGWGGFRVVPRSFEFWYGGKYRLHERWQYVADAAGHWSKRMLFP from the coding sequence ATGCCCGATCTCTACGCCGAAGCCCTGTCCACGTTCACCGACCTGTTCGCGCAGGCGCGGACCAGCGACGAGGCCGAATACAACGCCATGGTGGTCGCCTCGGCCACGCTGGAAGCGCGCCCGTCCTCGCGGGTGGTGCTGCTGAAGTCCTACGACGCCCGCGGCTTCGTGTTCTATACCCACCTGGACAGCCAGAAGGGCCGCGAGCTGCAGGCCAATCCGCAGGCCTCGCTGCTGTTCCTGTGGCGGCGTATGCGCGAGGACGGGGTACAGGTCCGCATCGACGGCGAGGTGCAGCTGGTCGCCGCGGCCGAGGCCGATGCGTATTTCGCCTCGCGCCCGCGCATGAGCCAGATCGGCGCATGGGCGTCGGCGCAGTCGCGCCCGCTGCAGTCGCGCGAGGAATTCGAGCAGCGCGTGGCCAAGGCCGAGGCCAGCTTCGAGGGCCGCGAGGTGCCGCGTCCGGACGGCTGGGGCGGGTTCCGCGTGGTGCCGCGCAGCTTCGAGTTCTGGTACGGCGGCAAGTACCGCCTGCACGAGCGCTGGCAGTACGTTGCCGACGCCGCCGGGCACTGGTCCAAGCGGATGCTGTTCCCGTGA
- the aac(6') gene encoding aminoglycoside 6'-N-acetyltransferase: MTEGFSIRAAAAADLRAWAALRMALWPDERDAFGGVAEALQREDAANFLAFDGAGYAIGFADVTLRQDYVNGTDSSPVGFLEGWYVVPEWRGRGVGRALLREVQDWTRAQGCSELASDALLDDAAAQAAHHACGFEESERVVYFRMPLAD; the protein is encoded by the coding sequence GTGACCGAGGGGTTCTCGATCCGCGCCGCCGCCGCTGCCGACCTGCGCGCCTGGGCGGCGCTGCGGATGGCGCTGTGGCCGGACGAGCGCGATGCCTTCGGTGGCGTCGCCGAAGCGCTGCAGCGCGAGGACGCGGCCAATTTCCTGGCCTTCGATGGCGCCGGCTACGCGATCGGCTTCGCCGACGTGACCTTGCGCCAGGACTACGTCAACGGTACCGACAGTTCGCCGGTGGGGTTTCTGGAAGGCTGGTACGTGGTGCCGGAATGGCGCGGCCGCGGCGTCGGCCGTGCGCTGCTGCGCGAGGTGCAGGACTGGACCCGCGCGCAGGGCTGCAGCGAGCTGGCCTCCGATGCGCTGCTCGACGACGCTGCGGCGCAGGCCGCGCACCACGCCTGCGGCTTTGAGGAAAGCGAGCGCGTGGTGTATTTCCGCATGCCGCTGGCGGACTGA